Proteins from one Deinococcus apachensis DSM 19763 genomic window:
- a CDS encoding class I SAM-dependent methyltransferase, giving the protein MTAEQLRVIIGAGEQRWEGWIPTGREALDLLDRETWVAWFGERRADALLCEHVWEHLTEEEGRAAARLCFEFLKPGGFLRCAVPDANFPNPEYQRTVRVGGPGPADHPAADHKIVYDHRRFADVFRSAGFEVELLEYCDDSGRFHYHGWDVATGPVYRSLLLDHRNREGRLGFVSLILDAKKPLDSH; this is encoded by the coding sequence ATGACCGCCGAGCAGTTGCGCGTCATCATCGGCGCGGGGGAGCAGCGCTGGGAGGGCTGGATTCCCACCGGGCGCGAGGCCCTCGACCTCTTGGACCGAGAGACCTGGGTGGCCTGGTTCGGCGAGCGCCGCGCCGACGCCCTGCTGTGCGAGCACGTCTGGGAACACCTGACCGAGGAGGAGGGCCGCGCCGCCGCCCGCCTGTGCTTCGAATTCCTGAAGCCCGGGGGCTTCCTGCGCTGCGCCGTCCCTGACGCCAACTTTCCCAACCCAGAGTACCAGCGCACCGTGCGGGTGGGCGGCCCCGGCCCGGCGGATCACCCGGCGGCCGATCACAAGATCGTCTACGACCACCGCCGGTTTGCGGACGTGTTCAGAAGCGCGGGCTTCGAGGTCGAACTCCTCGAATACTGTGACGACAGCGGCAGATTTCACTACCACGGGTGGGACGTGGCGACGGGTCCGGTCTACCGCTCCCTGCTCCTCGACCACCGCAACCGCGAGGGTCGTCTGGGCTTCGTCTCCCTGATCCTCGACGCGAAAAAGCCCCTCGACTCGCACTGA
- a CDS encoding divergent PAP2 family protein, which produces MTTPLEDLLGNRWLWTAILASTGAQVLKVLLILLLERRWRPAAFMETGGMPSSHSAMVAALSTGVALEFGLGSPLFAASAVFALIVMYDATGVRHSSGMQARLLNELVEELRAVVREGFAPLPLRVLLGHTYLEVLVGTLIGIGMAFVAFRML; this is translated from the coding sequence GTGACGACCCCCCTCGAAGACCTGCTCGGGAACCGCTGGTTGTGGACGGCCATCCTTGCCTCGACCGGCGCCCAGGTGCTCAAAGTCCTGCTGATCCTGCTCCTCGAACGCCGCTGGCGCCCCGCCGCCTTCATGGAGACGGGCGGCATGCCCAGCAGCCACTCGGCGATGGTGGCCGCCCTGAGCACCGGCGTGGCCCTGGAGTTCGGCCTGGGCAGCCCCCTCTTCGCCGCCAGCGCCGTCTTCGCCCTCATCGTAATGTACGACGCGACGGGCGTGCGCCACTCCAGCGGGATGCAGGCCCGGCTCCTGAACGAACTCGTCGAGGAGCTGCGCGCCGTCGTCCGGGAGGGCTTCGCGCCATTGCCCCTCCGGGTGCTGCTGGGCCACACCTACCTGGAGGTGCTGGTGGGCACCCTGATCGGCATCGGGATGGCGTTCGTGGCCTTCCGGATGCTGTGA